Below is a genomic region from Pseudazoarcus pumilus.
CGCCTGCGGCCGACGAAGTCTGGGGCCGCGTGGAGGCGCTCGCCGACGAACTCGATCCCGAGGACTGGCCGCTGGACGACGCCGAGCGCTTGCTCGGCCTGGGGCGCCGCACCCTGGACACCGTCGCCGAGGCCTATCACCCCGGCGTGGACAAGCCATTGCTGGAACTCACGGTGCCGCACATGCTGCTCATCATCGAGCGCGCGAGCGCCGATCTGCGTCGCGACATCGTCGATCACGTGCCCTTCAGCCATCGTCTGGTGATTGGCGACATCTTCCGCATGCAGCGCTGGCGCAGATCCGCCGAAAAGCTGTTTCTCGTCTATCGCGCCGGTCGCATGGTGATCAATCCGGTGCACGCGCTCGTCGGCGAAGCCTGGCGCGGCGTGCGCGATCTGGGCGTGGGCGCGGTCAGCGGCGAACTGCACCGCTGGCTGCTGAGCGCCTTCGTGCGCAAGGTCGGCTTCTACGCCATCGACTTGTACAGCGGACGTCTGCCGCTGGACGAGTCGTCCCCCAGCGATCAGGTGACCGAGGCTTCACGCAAGGATGACGAGCGCGCAGCCGAGGAAGCCAAGACCTCATCCGAACCACTGCGCATCCTCGTTCTGGGTCGAACGAATGCCGGCAAGTCCAGTCTAATCAATGCGTTGTTTGGAGAACTCGCCGCCGCTTCCGATGCCTTGCCCGATACCACCGTCGATCTGGTGCCCTATGCGCTCGAGCGCGAGGGGATGACGCGCGCGCTGGTGTTTGATTCACCGGGCTGTGAAAACGGTCTGTTCGCGCAGGCGTCCTTCGTCAAGGCCGCGCGCAGTGCGGATTTCGTTTTGTGGGTGAGTCCCGTGAACCGGCCCGACCGGCAGCAGGAGATGAAATGCCTGCAGCAACTGCGCGCGATCTACGCCAACGACGCGGCGAAACGTCCGCCGCCGATCCTGGCCGTGGCCACCCACATCGACCGTCTACGCCCGGCCGCCGAGTGGCAACCGCCGTATGATCTGGTGGTCGCTGCAACGCCCAAGGCTGAGAACATCCGCGATGCCGTCGTCGCATTGGCGAGGGACCTCGCCTTCGAGCCCGGAGACGTCGTGCCAGTGTGTCTGGCCGATGGCCGGGTCTACAATGTCGACGATCTGCTCCGGTCGGCATTGCTCGACCGCCACGACTCGGCCTTGCGAATTCGCCTGATGCGCTGCGTGGATGCACGCCGGCGTGCCGAAAACTGGGGGTTGCTGCGGCGTCAGCTGGTCGGCGCGGGACGCTTGTTGCGGCGTCTTTCCGGTCGCGCCGACAAGCGCTGAGCGATGCAAGGCGCGAACGCCACCGGCCGAAGTGAAATGCCGGACGGTGTATATTCAGCCTCCATTGCCCGCCACTCGGCGCGGGCCGCCGCAGACGTGGATCGTCCCCGATCCGGTGTGCGGCGTGATCAAGTTGCGCAACACCATGAATCCATCGCCGCGCACGAGCGCGGCCAACCTATGAGGACACCATGACTACGCTCATCTACTCCCACCCCGCCTGTTTCGAACATCGTCCGGGCCCCGGCCATCCGGAGTCGCCGGAACGCCTCAAGGCCGTGCTGTCGGCCTTGCAGAAGCCGGACTTCGCCGACCTGAAATGGCGCGAGGCGCCGCTGGGCACGCGCGAGCAAGTCCTGCTGGTGCATACCGAGGACTACGTCTCCGATGTCGAGGAAGTCTCGCCGCGTCACGGCACGATGCCGCTCGACGGTGGAGACACCGTGATGTCGCCCGGATCGATGGAGGCCGTCCTGCGTTGCGTCGGTGCGGCCTGCGCCGGTGTCGACGCGGTCATGAACGGCGAGGTCGACAACGTG
It encodes:
- a CDS encoding GTPase family protein, which gives rise to MKLSRLLRRIDPLRAVALLLSALPMLALVVLGLLWLWQNGFLLWWLGAMVACAATAYAMQALLMKRQRKLLADAATEPNPQWPPAADEVWGRVEALADELDPEDWPLDDAERLLGLGRRTLDTVAEAYHPGVDKPLLELTVPHMLLIIERASADLRRDIVDHVPFSHRLVIGDIFRMQRWRRSAEKLFLVYRAGRMVINPVHALVGEAWRGVRDLGVGAVSGELHRWLLSAFVRKVGFYAIDLYSGRLPLDESSPSDQVTEASRKDDERAAEEAKTSSEPLRILVLGRTNAGKSSLINALFGELAAASDALPDTTVDLVPYALEREGMTRALVFDSPGCENGLFAQASFVKAARSADFVLWVSPVNRPDRQQEMKCLQQLRAIYANDAAKRPPPILAVATHIDRLRPAAEWQPPYDLVVAATPKAENIRDAVVALARDLAFEPGDVVPVCLADGRVYNVDDLLRSALLDRHDSALRIRLMRCVDARRRAENWGLLRRQLVGAGRLLRRLSGRADKR